In Lineus longissimus chromosome 7, tnLinLong1.2, whole genome shotgun sequence, a genomic segment contains:
- the LOC135491582 gene encoding putative nuclease HARBI1, translating to MAGLMLAVQMDLDARRAMRRERIFRDRVHPLEIYNDLQLYQRYRLDRQTILDLADAVRNYIEPQTDRNHALPADLKVLATLRFYASGSFQEVTGDTVHISQPSMSRIITQVTDALIHLLHNIIKFPALQDIPRISAAFYEIANFPGIIGLIDGTHVWIIGPTHHEWRYVNRKNYYSINVQVVMDAHYRFINVVARWPGSTHDSIILRESGLAEVMEVWQGNEVLLGDSGYPVRPWLMTPFLNPNTPQQRRYNRSHKRTICLVERGIGQWKRRFHCLHGQLRYTPLKACGIISACAMLHNIAIDRGLPDFDEQPIELQPQPDDDDDDVENVVAFGRLNGAAARNQIVNQHF from the coding sequence ATGGCTGGGTTAATGTTGGCAGTGCAAATGGATTTGGATGCGAGGCGTGCTATGCGTCGTGAGAGAATTTTTCGAGACAGAGTCCACCCACTTGAGATCTACAACGACTTGCAATTATATCAACGCTACAGATTGGATAGGCAAacgattcttgacttggccgatGCTGTTAGGAATTATATCGAGCCACAAACAGACCGAAACCATGCTTTGCCAGCCGACCTGAAGGtgcttgcaacattaagattttATGCCTCGGGTTCATTCCAGGAAGTCACCGGGGATACGGTACACATTTCCCAACCCAGCATGAGCCGCATTATAACGCAAGTGACGGATGCACTGATTCATTTGCTACACAACATCATTAAATTCCCTGCGCTTCAAGACATCCCTCGTATTTCTGCAGCATTTTATGAAATAGCGAACTTCCCTGGCATTATAGGGTTGATTGATGGTACGCATGTTTGGATCATTGGCCCTACTCATCACGAATGGAGATACGTCAACAGGAAAAACTATTATTCTATCAACGTACAGGTGGTCATGGATGCTCATTATCGATTCATAAACGTTGTAGCGAGATGGCCTGGAAGCACCCATGATTCGATCATTTTGAGAGAAAGTGGGCTAGCCGAAGTGATGGAAGTCTGGCAAGGTAATGAAGTCCTTCTAGGCGACAGCGGGTATCCAGTAAGACCATGGCTGATGACACCCTTCCTAAACCCAAACACCCCGCAGCAGCGACGATACAACCGTTCCCACAAAAGAACTATATGCTTGGTAGAAAGGGGAATAGGCCAGTGGAAAAGGCGTTTCCATTGCCTCCATGGACAACTCCGCTATACACCGTTAAAAGCTTGCGGCATCATTTCTGCATGCGCAATGTTGCATAATATTGCCATCGACAGAGGTCTCCCTGATTTTGACGAACAGCCAATCGAGCTACAGCCACAgcctgacgacgatgatgacgatgtagAAAATGTTGTTGCCTTTGGTCGACTTAACGGAGCAGCTGCGAGGAACCAAATAGTCAACCAACACTTCTAA